In one Microbacterium invictum genomic region, the following are encoded:
- the ligD gene encoding non-homologous end-joining DNA ligase, with protein sequence MASPFTMLTVPGPAGEREVRLSNPDRVLWPALGITKRELAEYLMSVSGPFLAANGDRPVSLERFPESVEGERFYSKNPPKGTPDYVEAVTVRYNSGRRHPQIVLTEPAAVVWAAQMNTIVFHPWASLTSNTDNPVELRIDLDPQPGTDFADAAAVAPALREVLSDAGLTAYLKTSGNRGIHVFCPIQSEWEFLDVRHAVIAAGRELERRMPDRVTTNWWKEERGERIFIDFNQANRDRTMAGAYSPRALAGATVSTPITWDELADADPSAFTVRSVPERLASVGDPWEGMPATPGRIDVLLEWWQRDLDDGLGELPFPPDFPKMPGEPPRVQPSRKNEANWPQD encoded by the coding sequence ATGGCGAGCCCGTTCACGATGCTGACCGTTCCCGGGCCCGCGGGCGAGCGCGAGGTGCGCCTGTCGAATCCCGACCGGGTGCTGTGGCCGGCGCTCGGGATCACCAAGCGTGAGCTCGCCGAGTACCTGATGTCCGTGTCGGGGCCTTTTCTGGCGGCGAACGGCGATCGACCGGTGTCGCTGGAGCGGTTCCCCGAGTCGGTGGAGGGCGAGCGGTTCTACTCCAAGAACCCGCCGAAGGGCACGCCCGACTACGTCGAGGCGGTGACCGTCCGATACAACAGCGGGCGACGGCATCCGCAGATCGTCCTCACCGAACCGGCCGCGGTGGTGTGGGCGGCGCAGATGAACACGATCGTGTTCCACCCGTGGGCGTCGCTGACGAGCAACACCGACAACCCCGTCGAGCTGCGGATCGACCTCGATCCGCAGCCGGGCACCGACTTCGCCGATGCCGCCGCGGTCGCGCCGGCCCTCCGCGAGGTGCTCTCCGACGCAGGACTGACGGCGTACCTGAAGACCAGCGGCAACCGCGGCATCCATGTCTTCTGTCCCATCCAGTCCGAGTGGGAGTTCCTCGACGTGCGCCACGCCGTCATCGCCGCCGGACGTGAGCTCGAGCGCCGGATGCCCGACCGCGTGACGACGAACTGGTGGAAGGAGGAGCGCGGCGAGCGCATCTTCATCGACTTCAACCAGGCCAACCGCGATCGAACGATGGCGGGGGCTTACAGCCCGCGGGCGCTCGCGGGCGCGACCGTGTCGACGCCGATCACGTGGGACGAGCTGGCGGATGCCGACCCTTCGGCCTTCACGGTACGCTCCGTGCCCGAGCGGTTGGCGTCGGTGGGAGACCCCTGGGAGGGGATGCCGGCGACGCCGGGCCGCATCGACGTGCTGCTGGAGTGGTGGCAGCGCGACCTCGACGACGGGCTCGGCGAGCTGCCGTTCCCGCCGGACTTCCCGAAGATGCCGGGCGAGCCGCCGCGGGTGCAGCCGAGCCGCAAGAACGAGGCGAACTGGCCCCAGGACTAG
- a CDS encoding SseB family protein, producing MALFGRRKKTDDQRDDATPQRGTPDPEAPETDVDAADAPGLAPRDGEDGAARDDATPANPSTEEAVPHVNISVSTYGAPRTAPAAKPVASDSAASAAPAPRNPGPAEAPAPTQIVPGLPDNGLVIQALRGLPEKPESLDLIHVARQLLQGQLFLRIKGDARQLLSEGAQLPLAVATVGDKQYVLAFSGGAGLQASVASDGDQQTSAVAQPAATVLRHVVTGSYAGIIIDPSSAPARAVIPRELIERMLDQADPNALVKHLLAGPRTAATGADVVAAMPGAKLWVAVNETPDGKVGVAEARANGERLLQVFSHPLEVAAIGRGDRAAPITADRLGAALAADAALAGILVDAAGPWIRLGRDELAPILP from the coding sequence ATGGCACTCTTCGGGCGACGCAAGAAGACCGACGACCAGCGCGACGACGCGACCCCGCAGAGGGGAACGCCCGACCCCGAGGCTCCCGAGACGGATGTCGACGCGGCCGACGCTCCTGGGCTCGCCCCGCGCGACGGTGAGGACGGCGCGGCGAGGGATGACGCGACTCCCGCGAATCCCTCGACCGAGGAAGCCGTTCCGCACGTGAACATCTCGGTGTCGACGTACGGCGCCCCGCGCACAGCACCCGCGGCGAAGCCCGTCGCCTCCGACTCGGCCGCGTCGGCCGCCCCGGCGCCGCGCAACCCCGGCCCCGCCGAGGCGCCCGCGCCCACGCAGATCGTTCCGGGCCTGCCCGACAACGGCCTGGTCATCCAGGCGCTGCGAGGACTCCCCGAGAAGCCCGAGTCGCTCGACCTCATCCACGTCGCCCGTCAGCTTCTGCAGGGCCAGCTGTTCCTGCGGATCAAGGGCGATGCCCGGCAGCTGCTGTCGGAGGGCGCGCAGCTTCCGCTGGCGGTCGCCACGGTCGGTGACAAGCAGTACGTGCTGGCGTTCAGCGGCGGGGCGGGCCTCCAGGCGAGTGTGGCGTCCGACGGTGATCAGCAGACATCCGCTGTCGCCCAGCCCGCGGCGACGGTGCTCCGGCACGTCGTGACCGGCTCGTACGCCGGCATCATCATCGACCCGTCGTCCGCGCCTGCGCGCGCGGTGATCCCTCGCGAGCTCATCGAGCGGATGCTCGATCAGGCCGATCCGAACGCGCTGGTCAAGCACCTGCTCGCCGGCCCGCGCACCGCCGCGACCGGCGCCGACGTGGTCGCGGCGATGCCCGGTGCCAAGCTGTGGGTCGCGGTGAACGAGACCCCGGACGGCAAGGTCGGCGTCGCCGAGGCGCGCGCCAACGGCGAACGACTCCTGCAGGTCTTCTCGCACCCCCTCGAGGTGGCGGCCATCGGTCGCGGTGACCGCGCCGCACCTATCACGGCCGACCGGCTGGGCGCCGCACTGGCTGCCGATGCGGCGCTCGCCGGCATCCTCGTCGATGCCGCCGGCCCGTGGATCCGCCTCGGGCGCGACGAGCTCGCCCCGATCCTCCCCTGA